Proteins encoded by one window of Bacteroidota bacterium:
- a CDS encoding FAD-binding oxidoreductase, producing MSTDQSYFCDFLIVGQGIAGTVLAHTLIGQGKAVLVVDDWNYSSSSKVAAGLYNPIVFKRLTQSWMIDELLPVAEKFYTDLEQILGEQLFYKKEIVKLFAEKSEKDLWLKKAKEEEQKKYLSGTVEQDFLTEVINSGNGAGFVKQAGNVEVKKMLTLFRAHLKKQNLIIEEKFNYADLLLNGESVNYKGIRAKKIIFCEGFRAGENPYFNWLPFKLTKGEILTIKLSGGIIPDDKCINKGVFILPMGNDVYKVGATHNWNDLNEIPTEQGKNELIEKLNRILKISYQVIAHEAGVRPTVRDRRPLIGLHPKHSSIGIFNGMGTKGIMLAPYFAVHFSETLNGNKTLNKEVDITRFL from the coding sequence ATGAGTACAGATCAATCATACTTCTGCGATTTTTTGATTGTGGGGCAGGGAATTGCCGGCACAGTATTGGCACATACACTTATTGGGCAAGGCAAAGCGGTACTGGTTGTCGACGACTGGAATTATTCTTCTTCCTCAAAAGTTGCAGCAGGCTTGTATAATCCGATTGTATTTAAGCGCCTCACACAAAGCTGGATGATAGATGAACTGCTACCTGTTGCGGAAAAATTTTATACAGATCTTGAACAGATTTTAGGAGAGCAACTTTTTTACAAAAAGGAGATTGTAAAACTATTTGCTGAAAAAAGCGAAAAAGATCTTTGGCTGAAAAAGGCGAAAGAAGAAGAACAAAAAAAATATTTATCAGGAACTGTTGAACAGGATTTTTTAACAGAGGTTATAAACAGCGGTAACGGCGCCGGTTTTGTTAAGCAGGCCGGAAATGTGGAGGTAAAAAAAATGCTGACACTTTTCAGGGCTCACCTCAAAAAGCAGAATTTAATTATTGAAGAAAAATTCAATTATGCCGATCTTCTGCTGAATGGAGAATCAGTTAATTATAAAGGAATCCGGGCAAAAAAAATAATTTTCTGTGAAGGATTTCGTGCAGGGGAAAATCCTTATTTCAATTGGCTTCCGTTTAAATTGACCAAGGGAGAAATCCTGACGATTAAATTATCCGGCGGTATTATTCCGGATGATAAATGTATCAACAAAGGTGTTTTCATCCTACCTATGGGAAATGATGTCTATAAAGTAGGCGCTACTCATAACTGGAACGATCTAAATGAAATTCCCACCGAACAAGGTAAAAATGAATTGATCGAAAAATTAAATCGTATTCTGAAGATCTCTTATCAGGTTATTGCACATGAAGCAGGAGTTCGTCCAACTGTTCGTGATCGCAGACCTTTGATCGGCCTGCATCCTAAACATAGTTCTATTGGAATCTTTAATGGTATGGGAACAAAGGGAATAATGCTGGCACCGTATTTCGCTGTTCATTTTAGTGAGACCTTGAATGGGAATAAGACGTTGAATAAGGAAGTAGACATTACCCGTTTTTTATAA
- a CDS encoding S8 family peptidase, with amino-acid sequence MRRVIYLLLLLTAQPLFTTAQDNNYVPNEAIVMLHENNIDLLAESLNSIGINIQQHELLARSMNIWLIHYNTPLNQDEVIATLRRLPLIRIAQSNHYVQPRINIPSDSSFSSQWGMNNTGQSGGAPNSDINAPEAWGITTGGLTATGDTIVVAVIDGGFDLAHSDLSFWKNYAEIPNNLIDDDDNGYVDDYDGWNAIKSNGQITSSSHGTHISGTVGAKGNNGIGIAGINWNVKVMPVIGSSSTESVVIKAYNYVLTQRKLYNSSNGNSGAFIVSTNSSFGVNYGKPVNYPLWCAFYDSLGAAGILSAGATANLNIDVDVQGDIPTTCLSNYMIAVTNTTNTDVKYTNAAYGPISVDIGAPGTNILSTTPGDTYQTLTGTSMATPHIAGTIALMWAAACTKMIGDYKTNPGDLALIMKSYLLNSAEQINSLSAITVSNGRLDLFGALQLVQQYACSISTGERLSTDNKLSIHVIYPNPATGKAEIEYNAGGSIAVTVSVYDLLGQKLLSAIKESNGGITKQLIDISSLPKGVYCVVIADGNKVSNTQRLVTY; translated from the coding sequence ATGAGGAGAGTAATATATTTATTGTTGCTATTGACTGCCCAGCCCCTTTTCACTACAGCCCAGGACAATAATTATGTACCAAATGAAGCCATTGTTATGCTTCATGAGAACAATATTGATCTTTTGGCGGAATCTCTTAACAGTATCGGAATAAATATTCAACAGCACGAATTACTTGCCCGTTCAATGAATATTTGGCTAATTCATTACAATACACCATTGAATCAGGATGAAGTTATCGCGACATTAAGAAGATTACCGCTTATACGAATAGCTCAATCTAACCACTATGTACAACCCCGTATTAATATTCCTTCTGATTCCAGTTTTTCAAGCCAATGGGGCATGAATAATACGGGCCAATCGGGCGGCGCCCCGAATTCAGACATAAACGCTCCTGAAGCCTGGGGCATTACAACAGGAGGCTTAACTGCTACCGGCGACACTATTGTTGTTGCCGTTATTGACGGCGGTTTTGACCTGGCGCATTCCGATCTGTCATTCTGGAAAAACTATGCTGAAATTCCGAATAATCTGATCGATGATGATGATAACGGATATGTTGATGATTATGATGGCTGGAATGCTATAAAGTCAAACGGACAGATAACTTCCTCAAGCCATGGTACACATATATCTGGAACTGTTGGAGCAAAAGGAAATAACGGAATTGGTATCGCCGGGATCAACTGGAACGTCAAAGTAATGCCTGTTATTGGTTCATCAAGTACAGAATCTGTTGTTATAAAAGCGTATAACTATGTGCTCACTCAGCGAAAATTGTATAACTCCAGCAATGGCAACTCGGGTGCATTTATTGTTTCCACTAATTCATCCTTCGGAGTTAATTATGGAAAACCGGTTAACTATCCACTTTGGTGCGCATTTTATGATTCGTTAGGCGCGGCAGGAATACTAAGTGCGGGGGCTACAGCTAATCTTAATATTGATGTTGACGTACAAGGCGATATCCCTACAACATGCCTAAGCAACTACATGATCGCAGTAACAAATACTACAAATACCGATGTTAAATATACAAATGCGGCATATGGGCCAATTTCTGTTGATATTGGTGCGCCTGGCACAAATATATTATCCACTACTCCCGGTGACACTTACCAAACACTGACAGGAACATCTATGGCAACTCCGCATATAGCCGGAACAATTGCATTGATGTGGGCTGCCGCTTGTACAAAAATGATAGGTGATTATAAAACGAACCCGGGGGATTTAGCATTAATTATGAAAAGCTATTTATTGAATAGTGCTGAACAGATAAATTCATTGAGCGCTATAACTGTATCCAATGGCAGATTGGACCTATTCGGCGCTTTGCAACTGGTGCAGCAATATGCCTGTTCAATTTCCACAGGAGAAAGGTTAAGTACTGATAATAAATTATCGATTCATGTAATATATCCCAACCCTGCTACCGGTAAAGCGGAAATAGAATATAATGCAGGAGGCTCTATAGCGGTTACGGTATCCGTATATGACCTGCTCGGTCAAAAGCTGTTGAGTGCTATAAAAGAAAGCAATGGCGGCATCACCAAACAACTTATAGATATTTCAAGCTTACCCAAAGGGGTTTATTGCGTTGTTATTGCTGATGGAAATAAAGTGTCGAATACCCAACGACTGGTTACTTATTAG
- a CDS encoding tryptophan 2,3-dioxygenase — protein sequence MELKPEIIERIQKLDEKYEAMGQSLVSYLDGLLYADYLTYWDYIHLDTLLSLQTPKTSIPDEEIFIMYHQVTELYFKLSLHEFRQLSANGKASAAGLLKSITRVNRYFNSLIDSFDIMVEGMDPQQFHKFRMSLLPASGFQSGQYRMIEIYCTDFINLVQSEHREKFSGFITDTTLEQAYNYIYWKTGATELATGKKTLTLKQFELKYSKQLIEQAKQCKTDNLWVRYKALPTADQQNTKLIEAMKLLDLNINVNWPLSHYKSAVKYLQGDPEDIAATGGTNWQKYLPPRFQKRIFYPQLWSAEEIENWGKSWVRSVVFGK from the coding sequence ATGGAGCTGAAACCGGAAATTATTGAACGTATTCAAAAATTAGATGAGAAATACGAAGCGATGGGCCAAAGTCTTGTGTCTTACCTTGATGGACTTTTGTACGCCGACTACCTCACCTATTGGGATTATATACATCTCGACACCTTGCTTAGTCTGCAAACACCAAAGACAAGCATCCCTGATGAGGAGATATTCATTATGTACCACCAGGTAACGGAATTATATTTTAAACTTTCGCTCCATGAATTCCGCCAGTTATCTGCAAACGGAAAGGCTTCAGCAGCCGGCCTTTTAAAAAGTATAACACGCGTCAATCGCTACTTTAACTCGTTAATAGATTCATTCGATATTATGGTTGAGGGTATGGATCCTCAGCAATTCCATAAATTCCGGATGTCCTTGCTGCCGGCAAGCGGTTTTCAAAGTGGTCAATACCGCATGATCGAAATCTACTGCACCGATTTTATTAACCTGGTTCAATCCGAACACCGGGAAAAATTTTCAGGTTTTATAACCGATACCACACTTGAACAAGCGTATAATTACATTTATTGGAAAACAGGCGCAACAGAACTGGCTACCGGAAAAAAAACACTGACACTAAAACAATTTGAGTTAAAATATTCAAAGCAATTGATTGAGCAAGCCAAACAATGCAAGACAGATAACCTGTGGGTGAGGTACAAAGCATTGCCAACGGCAGATCAACAAAACACAAAACTTATCGAAGCAATGAAATTACTCGATCTTAATATAAATGTGAATTGGCCTTTATCGCATTATAAATCGGCTGTTAAATATTTGCAAGGTGATCCGGAAGATATAGCTGCCACAGGTGGCACCAATTGGCAAAAATATTTACCTCCGCGTTTTCAAAAACGCATTTTTTACCCACAATTGTGGAGCGCCGAAGAAATTGAAAATTGGGGCAAAAGCTGGGTACGTTCAGTGGTATTTGGAAAATAA